The segment TTTGCAGTGAGTCTAAAAATAAAGTATTGAGGCTTCACAACATGCATTTAATCAGAAACTCATCAAAACATTTCAGGACGATTAGGTTGTGTTTCTAATGGACATATTGATGCTTAACCTAATTTAAAGATCAGATTAGGATGAACAGATTAATACATGAGGGATTGAGCACAATTCTTTTGCATTGTAGTTTATAGAATAATAAATGTAGGTTAAATTCTGGTGAAAGCCAATAACGATGTACTAGCCATAGTTATAAATGGAAGCTCTGAGTCAGTGTGACATGATTGTAGAGTGTGGGTTCGTAGAATGTGGGAACTGCTCATTCCAGTATTTACACCCCTCACTTGTTGTGGCTGGATTTACGCTGCATGCTAATGCCACATGAGTAATCATGAGTAGTCGTTCATGTTCTATCTGCTTTTTAAATATTCCTTTACAGCCCAACATCTGGAAATAAAGAAGTTGGACATAAATGTTCAAGAAATATCCTGACTTTGTAAtttaatttgcaaaaatgttagCAAATTGCTAATTTGCTCAGTATGATAAAAAAAATCTGTAGAACTGGTATTACATGAAGATCAAATTCATAGTTTGGTTTCATACTGATTTTGCTATTTAGATTCATTCAGTAAATGTCATCACTCCAAAACACTCAAATCTATTTGTATATATGTTTTGTTCTCATTCAAATAGAACATGTTAATTAGAAGAAAACATATTATGAGTTAAACGTAAAAGAATTTAGAAAAATATACATTTCAATAATGTCTTTGTTGATCAAAGATTAACAATAACATTTCCTCTGCTTATAATTTCTCCCTCCCCCAGTGTAGTGTTATAGGCCAAAAAAAGCTCCTCTTCCAATCAATGTCACCCACAGGTTCATACCAAACTGccaacaacagacagatatcCTAGATATGGGAGCATAGTGAGTAGTAAGAAAACTCGAAGAGAAATACTTTAGATATGACACACGATGAATAGCTTTACATACAGTACGTAACTGATTGCAAATATGGCATTTTGATCATCAAACCCACTCCTAGACTACAGTAAAAGCTGAATGTCATTGCCCTCAGTTGAGAGAAGTGTTGAAAGAAATGTTAATATCTTCTACTTGTAATGATATTGTAGCACATCCATTCATCAAATCACACTCTACGAATCTGTGTGATATCAACATGTAGCTCTCAGTTCCAAATAAAAAAGATTTGCTTATTCATTTAATGCCTGTTATGTGACTTGTTGATTCCGCCTTCTCTTTACTTTGATCTGAGCTCCTCTCTACAGGAGATATGTTTGGTTTTGCTCGTGAAGTGGAGATAAAAGCGAGAAACCACAAAGAGCTTCAGTACTTTCTATTTCTACTGAATTCCTGTTTCCTCTTCCTGGGTTGCTGGGTGAGAGCGTGCATTTGCAATTGTATACGGTGGTCTGGtctttttccacatcttgttatgttacaggcttattctaaaattgccTAAATAGTTTattttcctcgtcaatctacacacaatacgcataatgacaaaacaaaaacagcttttagaatttttgcaaatgtataaaaaaaacaactgaaatatcacatttacataattttcaaacactttactcagtactttgttgaaacacctttggcagtgattacagccttgagtcaaatcaaatcaaactttatttgccacatgcgccgaatacaacaagtgtagaccttaccgtgaaatgctttcttacaagcccttaaccaacagtgcagttcaagaagagttaagaaaaatatttaccaaataaactaaagtaaatcattattaaaagtaacacaataacataacaataaggaggctatatacaggggtaccggtactgagtcagtgcgcgggggtacaggttaaaggtaatttgtacatgtaggtaggggtgaagtggctatgcatagataataaacagcgagtagcagcagggtacaaaacaaatggagggggggggggtcaatgtaatagtctggtggtcatttgattaattgttcagcagtcttatggcttggggttagaagctgttaaggagccttttggtcctagacttggagctccggtaccgcttgccgtgcagtagcagagaaaacaatctttgacttgggtgactggagtctctgagtATTTTATGTGCTTTCCTCTATcaccacctattatataggtcctggattgcaggaagcttggtgccagtgatgtactgggccatacgcactaccctctgtagcgccttacggtaagatgccgagcagttgccataccaggtggtgatgcaaccggtcagtatgctctcgatggtgcagctgtataactttttgaggatctgaggacccatgccaaattttttcagtctcctgagcgGAAAATATTTTTGTCGTGCCCACttaacgactgtcttggtgtgtttggacaatgataGAGCGTTGGTGATTGTGGTCCACAGGgtacttgaaactctcgacccgctccactacagccctgctgATTTTACTGGGGGCccgttcggcccgccttttcctgtagtcaacgatcagctcctttgtcttgctcacatggagggagaggttgttatcctggcatcacactgccaggtctctgacctcctccctataggctgtctcattgttgtcggtgatcaggcacaCCACTGTTGCGTCATCAGCATGAACAGGTTGTACAGGAGGGGGTCTaaatacacacccctgaggggccccagtgttgaggatcagcgtgacagaCGTGTTGTTGtccacccttaccacctgggggcagcccatcaggcaGCCCAATTATGTACAAAAAGGggtgtaatttctaaacggttcaccctatatggatgaaaataccctcaaaataaaactgacagtctgcactttaaccgcaaagtcattgtatcatttcaaatccaaagtgctggagtacagagccaaaacaacaactaATTATGTCACTATTTGAATCACTGTATGTTTTTGAGATACCTGCTGCTATCAGTTCCGTCTCTGTACGCTTCAATGTCTGTGTAGTTGCACCTGTGCACAACCACAACATCTCTCAGCCCAGACTGTGTTTGAACTCCTTTACCTTTCATTATGCCTGATAAGGGAACAAAAGACACCATGCCTCCAAACCTGTTGCTCTCTAACATTTATCAAAGAGCACATTTGTATGCCCCACCCCCCTTTctatctttctctatttcttgctctctctctctctctctctctctctctctctctctctctctctctctctctctctctctctctctctctctctctctctctctctctctctctctctctctctctctctctctctctctctctctctctctctctctctctctctctctctctctctctctctctctctctctctctctctctctctctctctctctctcttattgtaGCTATGTGTTGTTTACTGTCATATGTTGAAATATATGCAAGACCGAATACAACATATCCTTACAAAATATGAACATCTCTAGATAATTGGTGCCCTGTGTGGGGACGATCTACTGTGACTTGTGATTATTTGCAATTGTTTATGTTGTCTACACATTCACAACTTTTATCCACCACCACCCATGCATTCCTGGCGGTAGCATGCACTTAGCACTAACCATCCATTTCCTCTCTTCTGCACCAAGCCCAGGGATGCCACAGACTGAGAGTGAGAGGTTGAAGAGTGGGCGGCTGAACAGTGgtagacagcagcagcagcgagaTCGGCGGGGTGAACACGGAGAAGAGCCAGACACACGTACCAAGCCAAATGATTCTGTCTCACCTCGGCTCTATGCTCGTACCTCTGTTACTCAGGTATTGGTTGAACTGCTGCTGTGGTTTCAATCAACATGTAACACATAATTGGAAGAAGACTAAAATAAATGTCAATGGAAAGTATAGAGCTAAAGTGTAAATCAAGTCAGTTCCATACAGTTGgctttttcatgtttttttttgtctcttATATTTTGTATAATAATGCTAATTTAAAGACAAGTTCCCAGGAGGCAATATCTATATTTTCATTACATGGAGTTTTTCCTAATAGTGAGCTAGATGAATGATATAAataaatgtccattatttatagaTGGGTTTCCCATTGATGATTGGACCTGGAGGTCCACTTATGGCCTCATCTCAGCTCCAGAACATACTGTTACAGCAGGTAGGATATTATCCTATTCTTATACCTCCTATTATAACATGTTTCAAGGCCCTATTCTGACCAGAGATTCATGTAATGCATACACTGATATTAGCAAAAAAGCTGCTTGTGTTTGCTCAGAGCACCCCCTGCTGGTAAAAGGGGGGTACTGTAAGTGTGAGCATGTTGTTATGCGTCCTTCCTAGTGTTccagtgaggaggaggggagaccttTCCTGCAGCGGGTGTCTCGGTGCCCCCAGTTGAGCCAGCACAGACCCTCTGTCCTACGCCAGGCTGTCCTGGCTGCCCACGTACGACCACAGGGTAAGCTCTGCTCTGACTGACCCTCTATCCTACGCCAGGCTGTCCTGGCTGCCCACGTACGACCACAGGGTAAGCTCTGCTCTGACTGACCCTCTGCAGCAGCACCCTTACAGTACACATACAACTGAACTATCATGTCGTATGAGAAGTTAGAATAAAACAGCTCTTGTTGGAGAAACAATGTCCTTGACACTGCTGTGTAATAATGTAGAATGGATGTAGaatgcatttacattacatttacatttaagtcatttagcagacgctcttatccagagcgacttacaaattggtgaattcaccttctgacatccagtggaacagccacttacaatagtgcatctaaatcatttaaggggggagaaggattacttatcctatcctaggtattccttgaagaggtggggtttcaggtgtctccggaaggtggtgattgactctgctgtcctggcgtcgtgagggagtttgttccaccattggggggccagagcagcgaacagttttgactgggctgagcgggaactgtacttcctcagtggtagggaggcgagcaggccagaggtggatgaacgcagtgcccttgtttgggtgtagggcctgatcagagcctggaggtactgcggtgccgttcccctcacagctccataggcaagcaccatggtcttgtagcggatgcgagcttcaactggaagccagtggagagagcggaggagcggggtgacgtgagagaacttgggaaggttgaacaccagacgggctgcggcgttctggatgagttgtaggggtttaatggcacaggcagggagcccagccaacagcgagttgcagtaatccagacgggagatgacaagtgcctggattaggacctgcgccgcttcctgtgtgaggcagggtcgtactctgcggatgttgtagagcatgaacctacaggaacgggccaccgccatgatgttggttgagaacgacagggtgttgtccaggatcacgccaaggttcttagcgctctgggaggaggacacaatggagttgtcaaccgtgatggcgagatcatggaacgggcagtccttccccgggaggaagagcagctccgtcttgccgaggttcagcttgaggtggtgatccgtcatccacactgatatgtctgccagacatgcagagatgcgattctccacctggtcatcagaaggggaaaggagaagattaattgtgtgtcgtctgcatagcaatgataggagagaccatgtgaggttatgacagagccaagtgacttggtgtatagcgagaataggagagggcctagaacagagccctgggggacaccagtggtgagagcgcgtggtgaggagacagattctcgccacgccacctggtaggagcgacctgtcaggtaggacgcaatccaagcgtgggccgcgccggagatgcccaactcggagagggtggagaggaggatctgatggttcacagtatcgaaggcagccggaTGGATGTATAGAATCCAAAACCAACTCCATAGTTCACTTCTCTCCGCTCTTCTCTCCTACTGCAGCATCCTTACAACCAAACCATTATAGCTGTTCATtgtcaaaacatttttttaaattccccCTTCCCAAAATAggtcatttttatttaactaggcaagtcaggtaagaacaaattcttatttacaatggcggcctaggaacagtgggttaactgttttgttcaggggaagaacgaccttgtcagctcagggatttattCTAGCAACCTTgcagttactagcccaacactctaaccactaggctacctgctgccccaggtAATGTGGGTGTAGGATCGCACTTTTGAATGGAAACACTGGTGGCTTAAAAAAATAGTGTCATTACATATGTTGTACACAATTCTATACAGTCATTATGCACAATTCATATAGGAGGTTCATGGAAAGTGTTTCTACAGTGGCAAGAGAAAGCAGgggaaccctttggaattacctggatttctgcataaatttgacaaaaatttgatctgatcttcatctaagtcacaacaatagacatacAAAGTGTGCTTAAACAAATAGCACACACATGATTGTagttttcttgtctatattgaatacataattgaaacattcacagtgtaggatgaaaaaagtatgtgaaccccgaggctaatgacttctccaaaagctaattggagtcaggagtcaacttgttatgtacttgagtgaagacccaaaagcagttttaacagaaaacagagttctttaatgaaaaaacaggaatggcataaatcctcttccaacgtagtcaatggaacaaaaagaacgttagtataatgcaggatgcacctgccaggcggactccgacaggataggacaaggtggaagcaaacgggacgacagcttgcttctggcatcaaaaacacaaacaagaatcagacactgaaagtagcaggaacagagagagaaatagagacctaatcagagggggaagagagaacaggtgtgaaagagtgaatgagctagttaggagagatgtagaacagctgaagaatgagagacagagaaggtaacctaaaaagaccagcagagagagacagagtgaagagaaaggacaggaacagacataacaagacatgacacaactaacctggagtccaatcaatgagacgagattggagattggatattggttagagctgccctgctcTATAAAAAAccctcacaaaatttgagtttgctattcacatgaagcattgcctgatgtgaaccatgtctcgaacaaaagagatctcagaagacctaagattaagaattgttgccttgcataaagctggaaatggTTTCAAAAGTACATTCAAAAGTCAGTCCACGGTAAGGCAATTTctctataaatggagaaatttcagcactgtttgctactctccctaggagtggccgtgcTGCAAATATGACTGCAAGaacacagtgcagaatgctcaatgaggttaagaagaatcctagagtgtcagctaaagacttacagaaatctctgtaagatgctaacatctctgttgacaagtctacgatacgtaaaacactaaacaagaatggtgttcatggttGGTCATCATGGAAGCAGCCACTGCTGTCCcgaaaaaacattgctgcacatctgaagattgcaaaagagcacctggatgttccacagcgatACTGGCATAAAATTCTGtagacagatgaaactaaagttgtgttgtttgtaaagaacacacaacactatgtgtggagaaaaaatgGTACAGCACaccagcatcatggtttggggctgctttgctacctcagggcctggacagcttgctatcatcaacggaaaaattaattcccaagtttatcaagacattttacaggagaatgtaaggctgtctgtccgccaattgaagctcaacagaagtcaGGACAACATCCCAAaagacagaagtaaatcaacaacataaTGGTttgaacagaagaaaatacaccttctggagtggcccagtcagtcctgacctcaatctgattgagatgctgtggaaTGACCTCAAGAGAATgcttcacaccagacatcccaggAATATTGTGAAACTGAAAACATTTggaaagaggaatggtccaaaattctgTTGTGCAGgcctgatccgcaactacagaaaatgtttggttgaggttattgctgccaaaggagggtcaacctgttattaaatccaagggttcacatactttttccaacctgcaCTGGGAATGTTTAcccggtgtgttcaataaagacatgaacaattataattgtttgtgtgttattagtttaagctgtggtttgtctattgttgtgatttagatgaagatcagatacaattttatgaccaatttatgtagAAATCCAGGTCATTCCAGGTCATTCTAAATggctcacatactttttcttcccACTGTAGGTCTTTTTCAATAATATAAATATTTCTCTACCTTTCTTTTCCAAAACTGTGCACTATAACAGCCGGTTCAGCTCAACCCATATCACCGTGCAAGGTGGAGGTGGACACAGGGAGCCGTGGACAGTCCTCACCCCCACACTCTGAGCACTCTCCTGGGCCCACTCGTCACCCCTCTCCCCTCAGGAGAGCCAATCCTAAGCAGAGCTCCATCATCACCAGGCATCATGAGTGAGTTATGTGTttgtgtcacaggaggttggtggcaccataattggggaggatgggcttgtggtaatggctgcaGAGGAATGAGTGGATCGCATAAACTGCATCAAACACATgggttccatgtgtttgatgccattccatttgctcctttccagccattattaggagccgtcctctgtgtgtgtgtgtgaacagacaCGGCATAAACAATGCAAGGCTGGTTTGATTGCGTTCAGTCCTGAGTTGATAATATTCCTCCCTTCCTTCTGCAGGCCAGGTCACCCAACCCTACGGAGCTCCAGTGCTCTGTTTCTCAACGGACTCTGCTGCTGGCCAGGCTGCGATGCGGTATTTGAAGAATTTCCACGTTTTTTGAAGTGAGTCATGAGCACCAGTATATTTCATTGGTCATTGTTATGCAATTGGGGTGCTGTTCTTTATAGTCATGACTTTGATTACATCTCCAGACACCTCCACTCTGACCATGGCCATGGAGACAGAAGCATTGCACAGTGGAGGGTACAACAAGACATGGTGCAATACATGGAGACCCAGGTTTGTTCCTgtagttctacatacagtataatagACAGTTTTACAGAAAAGTTCCAAATAGTGAACACTGACAACAGAGAAAGGTTGTAAAGCTCCAAGTCCAACTAAGTGGAAATGTGGCCCCTAATGAACCTTGAttcatcttctctctttctttagcTGACTGTGGAAAAACAGAAACTCTTTGCAATGCAACTCCATCTGCACCTGTCTGAACACAAATCAACTGACATGGTAACTCCTCAAGGCTTCCCTATTTTGGCTAATGCCTTCAACTGCCTATAGTAACCCATTATCCTTCCCTTTTTAAGAAATGTACCCCAACCTAACCATATTGAATGTCTGTGTTGTTGGTTGTTTCTCCCTGTCAGAAGGCAGGTTCAGATTGGCCCTACAGCCACAGCCTGGCACTAGTCCTGCCCCAGAACCCATCCCCGGCCCTGGCAGCAGATGGAGTGCCACGCTGCTCCACTAAAGAGCCAGAGGAGCCGGCACAGCAGGAGCATTGGCCCGCTGCCGCTCCCCAACATCTACTCCCAGGTAACACCATTTCACGCTCATCTTCAACATGGAGTAACATTCACATAACATTCACATAGCATGACTGCTGATTCACTTTTCTTAAGCTAGAGAAAGTTCCCACTCCATTTCACATTCCTCAAAGTGTTTTGCTTGTTTGCTTTGGTGATGCCTTTCGCGTTGCCACAAAATCTGATCCAAACTCAAGACCCAGCATGTTTGCTTTTGTTGGGCACCCCACAGATCTTGTCCCGAGTGTTGAGTGTTACAAATACAACAACATCCGGCCTCCGTACACCTACGCCTGCCTGATAAGATGGGTGAGTTGTCTGAATCAGACAGTAGAGTCCCTCTGAATACTCAGGTAAAGGCACACTTGAGTAAAGGAAAATGTAGACTGTCAAGAGTCTGGCTGAGCAACTAATACAGTTTGATCTGTAGTTCATGCATCTTTGTTGAACGGAAAGACAGCAACATTCCACCTTTTCGTCTCCACAAGTGGGACATTAATATCGAGTCCATTGGACTACATGAGTAGCAAGACTTCTATTTTATGTCTAGACTTCATGTGAGCTGTTTCAATTGCACAAGTCTACTGTGAATGTCCACCATGTCTGTTTGCAGTCTATCCTGGAGTCTCCAGACAAGCAGCGCTCTCTGAATGACATCTACAACTGGTTCACCACAATGTTCTTCTACTTCCGACACAACACGGCCACATGGAAGGTTTGGCTTCTCCTTGGATCA is part of the Oncorhynchus masou masou isolate Uvic2021 chromosome 33, UVic_Omas_1.1, whole genome shotgun sequence genome and harbors:
- the LOC135528115 gene encoding forkhead box protein P3-like — its product is MPQTESERLKSGRLNSGRQQQQRDRRGEHGEEPDTRTKPNDSVSPRLYARTSVTQMGFPLMIGPGGPLMASSQLQNILLQQCSSEEEGRPFLQRVSRCPQLSQHRPSVLRQAVLAAHVRPQAGSAQPISPCKVEVDTGSRGQSSPPHSEHSPGPTRHPSPLRRANPKQSSIITRHHEPGHPTLRSSSALFLNGLCCWPGCDAVFEEFPRFLKHLHSDHGHGDRSIAQWRVQQDMVQYMETQLTVEKQKLFAMQLHLHLSEHKSTDMKAGSDWPYSHSLALVLPQNPSPALAADGVPRCSTKEPEEPAQQEHWPAAAPQHLLPDLVPSVECYKYNNIRPPYTYACLIRWSILESPDKQRSLNDIYNWFTTMFFYFRHNTATWKNAVRHNLSLHKCFVRVEGGKGAVWTVDEMEYQRRKGQKYHRDHHVKWLAPFSLFRPEEP